One window from the genome of Pedobacter schmidteae encodes:
- a CDS encoding type IX secretion system membrane protein PorP/SprF — protein sequence MAALVSLLCLFAGRLTAQQNIQFSQYVFNSLSVNPAYAGYKEEWFAQLALRSQWMGVEGAPKTGAISIDGIVDPRDRKMGLGFQVTSDKIGPQFTTAVTANYAYRLQLNGDDTQRISFGIGVGVVQYNLSGEMLNTSEGGDQALALTDESKIKPDMRLGVYYNSDYWYLGLSLLDAFSGSGVSNITRSPSFNIARSRHAYFIAGTLVNVSPEMRIRPSLLIKEDFRGPTSMDMNVMTIFNDKLWLGASYRTGFGLWKKQISEQHLGKQNSISGIVQVFISERFRMGYSYDYVTSKLGSNQNGSHELTMGLTFGRVPRSFICPRVF from the coding sequence ATGGCCGCTCTCGTATCCTTGCTTTGTTTATTTGCGGGACGTCTTACGGCACAGCAGAATATCCAGTTTTCTCAATATGTATTTAATAGTTTAAGTGTAAATCCGGCCTATGCCGGATATAAAGAAGAATGGTTTGCCCAGTTGGCTTTGCGTTCGCAATGGATGGGGGTAGAGGGTGCACCTAAAACAGGGGCAATTTCTATTGATGGAATTGTAGATCCCCGTGACCGGAAAATGGGACTGGGTTTTCAGGTAACATCCGATAAAATTGGCCCGCAGTTTACTACTGCTGTAACCGCAAATTATGCCTACCGCTTGCAGCTTAATGGTGATGATACGCAAAGAATAAGCTTTGGAATAGGAGTAGGTGTGGTGCAATACAATTTAAGCGGAGAAATGCTGAATACTTCGGAAGGAGGTGATCAGGCCCTGGCATTGACAGATGAAAGCAAGATAAAGCCCGATATGCGCCTGGGTGTTTACTATAACTCTGATTACTGGTACTTAGGCCTGTCGCTGCTCGACGCATTTTCAGGTTCCGGTGTTAGCAATATTACCCGTTCACCATCTTTCAACATTGCCCGTAGTCGCCATGCTTATTTCATTGCAGGTACCCTGGTCAATGTTTCGCCCGAAATGAGGATCAGACCCAGTCTGCTAATCAAAGAAGATTTTAGAGGCCCTACCAGTATGGATATGAATGTGATGACCATATTTAATGATAAGCTATGGCTGGGCGCTTCATACCGCACAGGTTTTGGCTTATGGAAAAAACAAATTAGCGAACAGCATTTGGGCAAACAAAATTCCATATCGGGTATTGTACAGGTTTTTATCAGCGAACGGTTTAGGATGGGATATTCGTATGATTATGTAACCAGTAAACTAGGGAGCAATCAAAATGGCTCTCATGAACTCACCATGGGCTTAACTTTTGGTCGCGTACCCAGATCCTTTATTTGCCCAAGGGTATTTTAA
- a CDS encoding energy transducer TonB: MLGSKIDLFGNEWLDVVFDQKNKSYGAYALRRESSVHTTKALFIAGSLFILLFLSPKIIHLIRGNSVIEDMPNRETIVSVQPPPAVNPETPPPAAIEPPQAKERQIKFPPPIVVDDNQVRDIDPVQIKDLENANPAQKNIEGSEDGTIVIENPSGTAPKGAAAAGDNTVYDSFIALEVQPTFPGGMDKFYKYLSKAIRYPAMAQEAGIQGKVFLSFIIEKNGSLTDIKVERPLGYGTDEEAVRVLKASPKWIAGVQNGQFVRVKYNIPISFALGQ, encoded by the coding sequence ATGTTGGGTTCAAAAATCGATTTATTTGGCAATGAATGGCTTGATGTAGTATTTGATCAGAAAAACAAAAGCTATGGCGCTTATGCACTTCGCCGCGAAAGTTCGGTGCATACCACCAAGGCACTTTTTATTGCGGGAAGCTTGTTTATCTTACTCTTCTTATCGCCCAAAATTATTCACCTGATCAGAGGGAATTCTGTCATTGAGGATATGCCCAATCGGGAGACAATAGTAAGCGTGCAACCACCACCAGCTGTAAACCCGGAAACCCCACCGCCGGCAGCAATTGAACCGCCTCAGGCAAAAGAAAGGCAAATCAAATTTCCGCCGCCAATAGTAGTGGACGATAACCAGGTTAGAGATATCGATCCGGTACAGATCAAAGATTTGGAGAATGCCAATCCGGCGCAGAAAAACATTGAAGGAAGCGAAGATGGAACTATTGTAATTGAAAACCCTTCAGGTACAGCTCCAAAAGGAGCCGCCGCCGCGGGCGACAATACCGTGTATGACTCCTTTATAGCCCTGGAGGTTCAGCCAACTTTTCCGGGCGGAATGGATAAGTTTTATAAATATCTTTCAAAAGCCATCAGATATCCTGCAATGGCTCAGGAAGCCGGTATTCAAGGCAAAGTGTTTCTTTCATTCATCATCGAAAAAAATGGCTCATTAACCGATATCAAAGTAGAGCGCCCACTGGGCTATGGAACAGATGAAGAAGCGGTAAGGGTATTAAAAGCGAGTCCAAAATGGATAGCAGGTGTACAAAATGGACAATTTGTTCGTGTAAAATACAATATCCCTATCAGTTTTGCTTTAGGGCAATAA
- a CDS encoding NAD(P)H-dependent oxidoreductase — protein sequence MKRIFVINGGQVFGHSGGRFNQTIAENTVSFFEQNEGFEIRLTDINQPYDAKQEVENYKWADVVIYHTPIWWFQVPNAFKKYIDEVFTAGHENGIYHSDGRSSANPAINYGTGGLMHGKKYMLTTSWNAPEEAFTLPGEFFNEKSVDEGVMFGFHRMNAFTGMTPLEGIHFHDVEKNADVVNDMRRYQQHLNKTFVEDYQMELSA from the coding sequence ATGAAAAGAATATTTGTAATCAACGGCGGCCAGGTTTTCGGACATTCGGGCGGTAGATTTAACCAAACCATAGCAGAAAATACCGTAAGTTTTTTTGAACAAAATGAAGGTTTTGAGATACGCTTAACCGACATCAACCAACCTTATGACGCCAAACAGGAAGTGGAGAACTATAAATGGGCAGATGTAGTCATTTATCATACCCCAATATGGTGGTTTCAAGTTCCCAATGCCTTCAAAAAATATATTGATGAAGTATTTACAGCGGGCCACGAGAATGGTATTTACCATAGCGACGGTCGCTCATCGGCCAATCCGGCAATTAATTATGGAACAGGCGGATTAATGCATGGTAAAAAATATATGCTCACCACCTCATGGAATGCGCCGGAAGAGGCCTTTACTTTACCGGGCGAGTTTTTTAATGAAAAAAGCGTAGACGAGGGGGTAATGTTCGGTTTTCACCGGATGAATGCTTTTACAGGTATGACACCTTTGGAAGGTATTCATTTTCATGATGTAGAAAAAAATGCAGATGTAGTGAATGACATGAGGCGTTATCAACAGCATTTGAATAAAACCTTTGTTGAAGATTACCAAATGGAGTTATCGGCTTAA
- a CDS encoding LysR family transcriptional regulator, producing the protein MVNLEWFRTFKAIYETGTLTGAAEALYISQPGVSLHLSSLESYVGYKLFDRTSRKMISTERAKVLYNYILESLTKLEEAERHFHKSVEKDIPTISIGMCFETFQFTLESYLPTLPFNVIIKFGEYPQMLSDLDGGILDLIITPQKGDYKGLTYEPFFTERIVLVCGADTPTKDFETLIEKRDVAEQLNWLKRQTWYGTTGDMEHQRRFWHNNFGKRPDFKPNYIVPNLCSILRCLSGGKGVAVMPDFLSKRELDQGSIKILWEGNDPIENTLYFGTRKKTIYDEQIQIIKEIFLKEMV; encoded by the coding sequence ATGGTTAATTTAGAATGGTTCAGAACATTTAAGGCGATCTACGAAACAGGTACGCTAACTGGTGCTGCCGAAGCTTTATACATCTCTCAGCCAGGGGTAAGTCTACATTTAAGCTCATTGGAATCGTATGTGGGCTATAAACTATTTGACCGCACCTCCAGGAAGATGATATCAACAGAAAGGGCCAAGGTACTTTACAATTATATACTCGAATCGTTGACCAAGCTGGAGGAAGCCGAACGGCATTTTCATAAAAGTGTAGAAAAGGATATCCCCACTATTAGTATCGGAATGTGTTTTGAAACCTTTCAGTTTACCCTCGAATCTTATCTGCCAACCTTACCCTTTAATGTAATCATCAAGTTTGGTGAGTATCCACAAATGCTTAGCGACCTTGACGGCGGTATTCTTGATTTGATCATTACCCCACAAAAAGGCGATTATAAAGGCTTAACTTACGAGCCTTTTTTTACAGAAAGAATTGTATTAGTTTGCGGAGCAGATACACCTACGAAGGACTTTGAAACTTTGATTGAAAAAAGAGACGTTGCCGAACAGTTGAACTGGTTAAAACGGCAAACCTGGTATGGTACTACCGGTGATATGGAGCATCAACGCAGGTTCTGGCACAATAACTTTGGCAAACGCCCTGATTTTAAACCTAATTATATTGTTCCAAATTTATGCTCCATTTTAAGGTGCTTAAGCGGGGGGAAAGGTGTAGCTGTAATGCCCGACTTCCTGTCGAAGCGTGAGCTTGATCAGGGTAGCATCAAAATCCTTTGGGAAGGGAATGATCCAATTGAAAATACCTTGTACTTTGGCACCCGCAAAAAAACGATTTATGACGAACAGATCCAGATCATCAAAGAAATATTCCTGAAGGAAATGGTTTAG
- a CDS encoding nucleoside recognition domain-containing protein, which produces MALSRIWSAFIIVAIVVASVKCFFFGQSDIFNWMVIGKADDAANPLKLDGIIQTCWVAVELCLKLIGILALFMGLMSIAERAGGIRLLSRIVGPFFSKLFPDIPKGHPSMGHMIMNFSANLLGLDNAATPFGLKAMESLQELNPSKDVASNAQIMFLCLHAAGLNLIPVSVIAIRASQNASNPTDIFIPCLIVTFVGTIAAMLIVSFKQKINILQPVIIAWVLSISFIIALLVLYIVSLNADGIKSFSGLLSNGLILLVFLVIILGGLYKKIDVFDAFIDGAKNGFDTAIKIVPYLVGMLVAISLLRTSGTFDVVISAIKNGFAFLGADTRFVEGLPTALIRPLSGGAARGMMVSTMETYGPDSFASRLSGIFQGASDTTFYVVAVYFGSVSIKNTRYAIGAMLLADLVGVCTAIGLAYLFFG; this is translated from the coding sequence ATGGCATTAAGTAGAATCTGGTCTGCCTTTATCATTGTTGCAATTGTTGTGGCAAGCGTAAAGTGTTTCTTTTTTGGGCAAAGCGATATTTTTAACTGGATGGTTATTGGCAAAGCCGACGATGCTGCTAACCCGCTAAAACTAGATGGCATTATACAGACCTGCTGGGTTGCTGTGGAGCTTTGCTTAAAACTGATTGGCATTTTGGCTTTGTTTATGGGCCTGATGAGTATTGCTGAAAGAGCTGGAGGAATCCGTCTATTGTCAAGGATAGTTGGCCCGTTTTTTTCAAAGCTTTTCCCAGATATTCCTAAAGGCCATCCATCCATGGGGCATATGATCATGAACTTTTCGGCCAATTTGCTGGGACTGGACAATGCCGCTACCCCTTTTGGCCTAAAAGCTATGGAAAGTCTACAGGAGCTGAACCCCAGCAAAGATGTAGCTTCAAATGCACAGATTATGTTTTTGTGTTTACATGCTGCAGGATTAAACCTGATTCCTGTTAGTGTTATCGCTATACGGGCTTCACAAAATGCATCCAATCCTACCGATATTTTTATCCCCTGTTTGATTGTCACTTTTGTAGGCACCATAGCCGCCATGCTGATTGTCTCGTTTAAACAAAAAATCAATATACTGCAACCTGTAATCATCGCCTGGGTACTCAGCATCTCCTTTATCATTGCCTTACTGGTACTTTATATTGTTTCCTTAAATGCAGATGGGATCAAGTCATTTTCGGGCTTGCTGAGCAATGGATTAATTTTACTGGTATTTCTGGTAATTATTTTAGGTGGCCTTTACAAAAAGATTGATGTTTTTGACGCATTTATTGACGGCGCGAAAAATGGTTTTGATACCGCCATTAAGATTGTACCTTACCTGGTTGGCATGCTGGTAGCGATATCTTTGTTGCGCACCAGCGGTACTTTTGATGTGGTGATTAGTGCCATCAAAAACGGATTTGCCTTTTTAGGTGCCGACACCCGTTTTGTAGAGGGCTTGCCAACTGCTTTGATTCGCCCTTTAAGTGGTGGCGCTGCCCGTGGAATGATGGTCAGCACCATGGAAACCTACGGTCCAGATTCTTTTGCCAGCAGGCTATCGGGGATATTCCAGGGCGCATCGGACACTACGTTTTATGTGGTGGCGGTTTATTTTGGATCGGTAAGTATCAAAAATACCCGTTACGCCATTGGCGCTATGTTGCTGGCCGATTTGGTTGGAGTTTGTACCGCTATAGGACTTGCATATCTGTTTTTCGGTTAG
- a CDS encoding prolyl oligopeptidase family serine peptidase — protein sequence MYRFLIPALVLFSSLSYAQKKPLNHTVYDSWEAVGTKQLTNNGLWAGYAINKQEGDAILYLNNLMANSKLTVARGTNLQFSSDSKYAVFVVKPQYKDIRESKIKKKKPDDMTKDSLGIANLTNLTIAKIPRVKSYKMPEEGVAFLAYLLEKPLDTAKKTKTTTPATEQKQDSPFAFAEDTDPKGKQEGTDLIVKNLVSGTERIFKYVTAYSFNKNGKQLVFAASGSKKDKTAPMGVYLYNTEKGTLKTLVKGKGNFSNFTFNEEGEYLVFLGERSPEKKEIKDFNIFYNSPSLDTAQTLVDNEIKGMPANWAVSGDGKLSFSKDGNKLYFGIAAIKKPKDTTLIDFENAKLDIWGYKDDYLQPMQLKNLDKELKRSYLSVMEVFSSDAKIVPLTDVKLPDAMPINEGNAGYVLASTDYGKRIASQWAGGTVRDYYLVDTKTGSRKKIIEALYGSASASPAGKYILYFDKKSSNWYTYNVLTAKITQLNSGTNVRFADEENDVPDEPSAYGLAAWTEDDKTVLIYDRYDIWAFSPDGKDAPENLTNGFGRQNKLTFRYEKLDPESRFLGKRETIWLNTFNNTTKEYGWYKKNIGNRNNPELVVMEKMSYSELIKAKNAERFIFDKGSYEKSPDVYVSTDMKTQVKLSQTNPQQQNYNWGTAELVKWTTPKGFNSDGILYKPENFDPAKKYPMIVYFYEKLSEGLYKYQAPAPTPSRLNIPYFVSNGYLVFAPDISYERGYPGRSAEEFINSGVEALKKNNWVDGTKIGIQGQSWGGYQVAHLITRTNMYAAAWAGAPVVNMTSAYGGMRWESGMNRQFQYEKTQSRIGATLWEKPELYIENSPLFKLPNVKTPVVIMANDADGAVPWYQGIEMFTGLRRLSKPVWLLNYNNEAHNLMQRQNRKDIQIREQQFFDYYLKGAKAPVWMVNGIPATEKGKTWGFELTDEKP from the coding sequence ATGTATAGATTTTTAATTCCCGCTCTTGTACTTTTTTCCAGCTTAAGCTACGCACAAAAAAAACCGTTGAATCATACGGTATATGACAGTTGGGAAGCTGTGGGTACCAAACAACTGACTAACAATGGTCTTTGGGCCGGGTATGCGATAAACAAGCAGGAAGGTGATGCTATACTATACCTGAACAACCTGATGGCAAATTCGAAATTGACCGTAGCCAGAGGTACAAACCTGCAATTTAGCAGCGACTCCAAATATGCAGTTTTCGTAGTTAAACCACAGTATAAAGACATCCGCGAAAGTAAAATCAAAAAGAAAAAACCAGATGATATGACTAAAGACTCTTTAGGAATTGCCAATCTGACCAATTTGACTATTGCAAAAATACCAAGGGTAAAATCGTATAAAATGCCAGAGGAAGGTGTGGCTTTTTTAGCCTACCTGTTAGAGAAACCACTGGATACAGCTAAAAAAACAAAAACTACTACACCCGCTACCGAACAAAAACAGGATAGTCCATTTGCCTTTGCCGAAGATACGGACCCAAAAGGAAAACAGGAAGGTACAGATCTGATTGTTAAAAACCTGGTTAGCGGAACTGAACGCATCTTTAAGTATGTAACCGCATATAGCTTTAACAAAAATGGCAAGCAATTGGTGTTTGCAGCTAGCGGATCAAAAAAAGATAAAACTGCCCCGATGGGCGTGTATCTGTACAATACGGAAAAAGGAACTTTAAAAACACTTGTAAAAGGCAAAGGTAACTTTAGCAATTTTACTTTTAACGAAGAAGGAGAATACCTGGTATTTTTGGGAGAAAGAAGCCCGGAGAAAAAGGAAATCAAAGATTTTAACATCTTTTACAACTCCCCTTCTTTGGATACTGCGCAAACCTTGGTAGACAATGAGATTAAGGGCATGCCGGCCAACTGGGCAGTCAGCGGTGATGGAAAACTGAGTTTTAGCAAGGATGGCAATAAATTGTACTTTGGTATTGCAGCTATTAAAAAACCTAAGGATACAACTTTAATAGATTTTGAAAATGCCAAGCTAGACATTTGGGGTTATAAGGATGATTACCTGCAGCCTATGCAGTTGAAGAACCTGGACAAGGAGCTTAAAAGATCTTATCTATCCGTAATGGAGGTGTTTAGCAGCGATGCTAAAATCGTTCCTTTAACCGATGTAAAATTGCCTGATGCTATGCCCATAAATGAAGGGAATGCTGGTTATGTCCTGGCTTCAACCGACTATGGCAAAAGAATTGCCTCCCAATGGGCGGGCGGTACCGTAAGAGATTATTACCTGGTGGATACCAAAACAGGATCGAGAAAGAAAATTATTGAAGCTTTATACGGATCGGCCAGCGCCTCTCCTGCCGGAAAATATATTTTATATTTCGATAAAAAGAGCTCAAATTGGTATACCTACAATGTACTTACCGCAAAAATTACCCAGTTAAACAGTGGTACTAACGTTAGATTTGCCGATGAAGAAAATGATGTACCTGATGAGCCTTCGGCATATGGTTTGGCAGCCTGGACTGAAGACGACAAGACAGTATTGATTTATGATCGTTACGACATATGGGCATTTTCGCCGGATGGCAAAGACGCGCCGGAAAACCTGACCAATGGATTTGGCCGACAAAATAAACTGACCTTCCGTTATGAAAAACTGGATCCTGAAAGCAGGTTTTTAGGTAAAAGGGAAACCATCTGGCTAAACACTTTTAACAATACCACCAAAGAATACGGCTGGTATAAAAAGAACATTGGCAACCGCAACAATCCGGAGCTGGTAGTAATGGAAAAAATGAGTTATTCGGAACTGATAAAAGCAAAAAATGCCGAACGGTTTATTTTTGACAAGGGCAGCTATGAAAAATCGCCTGATGTATATGTTTCTACCGACATGAAAACACAGGTAAAGCTAAGTCAGACCAACCCACAGCAACAAAATTACAATTGGGGCACTGCCGAACTGGTAAAATGGACTACCCCTAAGGGTTTCAATTCGGACGGAATATTGTACAAACCGGAAAACTTTGATCCGGCCAAAAAGTATCCAATGATTGTTTATTTCTATGAAAAGCTTTCGGAGGGACTGTATAAGTACCAGGCCCCTGCCCCTACGCCTTCCCGTTTAAATATACCCTATTTTGTAAGCAATGGTTATCTGGTATTTGCACCTGATATCAGTTATGAAAGAGGTTATCCGGGCAGATCTGCCGAAGAATTTATCAATTCGGGGGTAGAAGCTTTAAAGAAAAACAATTGGGTTGACGGCACAAAGATAGGCATACAAGGACAAAGCTGGGGCGGCTATCAGGTGGCCCACCTGATTACCAGAACCAATATGTATGCGGCAGCATGGGCAGGTGCACCTGTAGTGAACATGACTTCGGCTTACGGAGGTATGCGTTGGGAAAGTGGCATGAACCGTCAGTTCCAATACGAAAAAACACAAAGCCGTATTGGTGCCACCCTATGGGAAAAACCCGAATTGTATATAGAAAATTCACCTTTATTTAAATTACCTAACGTAAAAACACCTGTGGTCATCATGGCCAACGATGCAGATGGAGCCGTGCCATGGTACCAGGGTATTGAAATGTTTACGGGCTTAAGACGACTAAGCAAACCGGTTTGGTTGTTAAACTACAACAATGAAGCGCATAATTTAATGCAACGTCAGAACAGAAAAGACATTCAGATCAGAGAACAGCAGTTTTTTGATTACTACCTGAAAGGTGCAAAAGCCCCGGTATGGATGGTAAATGGCATACCTGCAACAGAAAAGGGTAAAACCTGGGGTTTTGAGCTTACAGATGAAAAACCTTAA
- the yidC gene encoding membrane protein insertase YidC, giving the protein MDKNTFTGLFLIMIVLAGSFYFFKPSEAEIKKERDRIAADSAKKAGVAPATAPAATLSTLPAVDSVALKGPFGGNLTGTVSTTVLENENLKLTLSNKGGKILSVEVKGFKTYNGKPVVLFDGDQNKFGLNLNIGGKIISTNDLYFTATQNAGSIIMRANYSADKYIEYIYDLKPNSNQVGFNINLNGLNQVIQNNTIALNWEATLLEQEKSGKKEQEHSAPYYKYVDKTPDHLGVAKDVKEDLKEGKIQWFSFKQQFFSAALVPKDAFEKGDLEVKILTEPGKIKWYAANMIMPFNQLAQQSYGMTFYFGTNKFSTLKAQGFELEKQVDMGYWPLKYINRFIVLPVFKFLESFGWNYGLIILLLTIMLKVAMSPLTYKSYLSMAKMRILKPEMDEIKAKVGEDNPTLLQQEYLKLYKQVGVNPLGGCLPMLLQLPFVMAFFFFFPNLFELRGESFLWMKDLSTYDDFIKFGFNVPFIGDHLSLMCVLMTVSTLIYTYFNNQISGATGQMKYIGYIMPIIFLGVLNSYPSGLNYYYFLANMLTFAQQFLIKSMVDDEKIHRTLQENKAKPVEQRKKSKFQTRLDDYMRQQQQAAAQQKKK; this is encoded by the coding sequence ATGGATAAAAATACGTTTACAGGATTATTCCTGATCATGATCGTTTTGGCAGGTTCCTTCTATTTTTTTAAGCCTAGCGAGGCAGAAATAAAAAAAGAACGTGATAGGATTGCAGCCGATTCGGCGAAAAAAGCCGGTGTTGCTCCAGCTACTGCCCCTGCAGCAACCCTCAGTACACTACCCGCTGTAGACTCGGTGGCATTAAAAGGCCCTTTTGGCGGCAACCTTACCGGAACAGTAAGCACTACTGTACTTGAAAATGAAAACCTGAAGCTTACTTTAAGCAATAAAGGCGGTAAAATTTTATCAGTTGAGGTAAAAGGCTTTAAAACTTACAATGGAAAACCTGTTGTTTTGTTTGATGGCGACCAGAATAAGTTTGGCTTAAACCTAAACATTGGTGGTAAAATAATAAGTACAAATGACTTGTACTTTACAGCTACTCAAAATGCAGGAAGCATCATCATGCGTGCCAACTACTCGGCCGATAAGTACATCGAATACATTTATGACCTGAAACCTAACAGCAATCAGGTTGGTTTTAACATCAATTTGAATGGTTTAAACCAGGTTATTCAAAACAATACCATCGCCCTAAACTGGGAGGCTACCCTGCTTGAACAGGAAAAATCGGGTAAAAAAGAGCAGGAACACTCTGCTCCTTATTACAAGTATGTAGATAAAACTCCTGATCACCTGGGTGTGGCCAAAGATGTAAAAGAAGACCTGAAAGAAGGAAAAATTCAATGGTTCTCTTTCAAACAACAGTTCTTTAGTGCGGCGCTGGTTCCAAAAGATGCCTTTGAAAAAGGAGATCTGGAAGTAAAAATCCTGACTGAGCCAGGAAAAATTAAGTGGTATGCTGCCAATATGATCATGCCGTTTAACCAGCTTGCACAACAAAGCTATGGCATGACTTTCTATTTCGGCACCAACAAATTCTCTACTTTAAAAGCACAGGGATTTGAATTAGAAAAACAAGTTGATATGGGCTACTGGCCACTTAAATACATCAACAGGTTTATTGTATTACCGGTATTTAAATTCCTGGAAAGCTTTGGCTGGAACTATGGATTGATTATCCTGTTGCTCACCATTATGCTGAAAGTAGCCATGTCGCCATTAACCTATAAATCGTACCTTTCAATGGCTAAAATGAGAATCTTGAAGCCGGAGATGGACGAAATAAAAGCTAAAGTGGGAGAAGATAACCCGACACTTTTGCAACAGGAATATTTAAAATTGTACAAACAAGTAGGTGTAAATCCTTTAGGTGGATGTTTGCCGATGTTGCTACAATTGCCTTTCGTAATGGCTTTCTTCTTCTTTTTCCCTAACTTATTTGAGTTAAGAGGAGAATCGTTCCTGTGGATGAAAGACCTGTCTACCTATGATGATTTCATCAAGTTCGGTTTTAACGTTCCATTTATTGGTGATCACCTGAGTTTGATGTGTGTGTTGATGACTGTATCTACATTGATCTATACTTATTTCAACAACCAGATTTCGGGTGCTACCGGACAAATGAAATACATTGGTTACATCATGCCAATCATTTTCCTTGGTGTACTGAACAGCTACCCTTCAGGATTAAACTATTACTATTTCCTGGCCAACATGTTGACTTTTGCACAGCAATTCCTGATCAAATCAATGGTTGATGACGAAAAGATTCATAGAACTTTACAGGAAAACAAAGCAAAACCTGTGGAGCAGAGAAAGAAATCTAAATTTCAAACCAGATTAGACGACTATATGCGCCAGCAGCAACAAGCAGCTGCACAGCAGAAGAAAAAATAA
- a CDS encoding CTP synthase, producing the protein MTKYIFVTGGVTSSLGKGIISASLAKLLQARGYSVTIQKFDPYINIDPGTLNPYEHGECYVTEDGAETDLDLGHYERFLNVPTSQANNVTTGRIYQNVINKERQGEYLGKTVQVVPHITDEIKRNMRLLGETGQYDIVITELGGTVGDIESLPFIEAVRQFKWEEGAHNAIVIHLTLIPYLAAAGELKTKPTQHSVKALLEYGIQPDILVCRSERSISLDIRKKIALFCNVNVNAVIESQDASTIYDVPLLMMKEQLDKTVLSKLKLAQKNEPDMEKWKEFLGRLKNPTSEVKIGLVGKYVELPDAYKSIIESFIHAGSRNECKVKVEYIHSEGIYPDNAKEKLAHLDGVLVAPGFGSRGIEGKIDTIKYVRENNVPFFGICLGMQCAVIEFGRNVLGLQGANTTEIDENSVHPVINMMEDQKNITAKGGTMRLGSYPCDLKKGTKAYAAYGKTHISERHRHRYEFNSAYLNQYEEAGMTASGINPESGLVEIVELKNHPFFVGGQFHPELKSTVANPHPLFVKFVAAAMEFAKKKTK; encoded by the coding sequence ATGACTAAGTATATTTTTGTTACGGGCGGTGTTACTTCCTCATTAGGTAAGGGCATCATCTCCGCTTCATTAGCCAAATTATTACAAGCACGCGGCTATAGTGTTACCATCCAAAAGTTCGACCCTTATATCAACATTGATCCGGGAACCTTAAATCCTTACGAGCACGGAGAATGCTACGTTACCGAAGATGGTGCAGAAACAGATCTTGACCTTGGTCACTACGAGCGTTTCTTAAACGTTCCTACTTCACAGGCCAACAACGTCACTACCGGTCGTATTTATCAAAATGTGATTAACAAAGAAAGACAAGGCGAATACCTTGGAAAAACTGTTCAGGTAGTTCCACACATTACTGATGAGATTAAAAGAAATATGCGCCTACTGGGCGAAACCGGTCAGTACGACATAGTAATTACCGAGCTGGGTGGTACTGTTGGTGATATTGAATCTTTACCATTTATTGAGGCCGTACGTCAGTTTAAATGGGAAGAAGGTGCGCACAATGCCATTGTAATTCACCTAACCCTTATCCCTTACCTTGCAGCAGCAGGCGAGCTGAAAACAAAACCTACACAACACTCGGTTAAAGCGTTGTTGGAATATGGTATCCAGCCAGATATTCTGGTTTGTCGTTCCGAACGTTCTATTTCATTAGACATCCGCAAAAAAATTGCACTTTTCTGTAATGTAAATGTCAATGCCGTAATTGAGTCACAAGATGCATCCACCATTTACGATGTGCCTTTGCTAATGATGAAAGAGCAACTGGACAAAACCGTATTGAGTAAACTTAAGCTTGCTCAGAAAAATGAGCCGGATATGGAGAAATGGAAAGAGTTCCTGGGCCGCTTAAAAAACCCTACATCAGAAGTTAAAATCGGTTTGGTAGGTAAATATGTAGAGTTGCCTGATGCTTACAAATCTATTATTGAGTCCTTTATCCACGCTGGTTCAAGAAACGAGTGCAAGGTAAAAGTAGAATATATCCATTCCGAAGGCATTTATCCTGATAATGCCAAAGAAAAACTAGCTCACCTGGATGGCGTATTAGTTGCACCGGGCTTTGGAAGCCGTGGTATTGAAGGAAAAATTGACACCATTAAATATGTAAGGGAAAACAATGTACCCTTCTTTGGTATCTGCCTGGGTATGCAATGTGCAGTAATTGAATTTGGCCGCAATGTATTGGGGTTACAAGGTGCCAATACCACCGAAATTGATGAAAACAGTGTACATCCTGTCATCAATATGATGGAAGATCAGAAAAACATTACGGCCAAAGGCGGTACCATGCGTTTAGGTTCATATCCTTGCGATCTTAAAAAAGGTACAAAAGCTTATGCCGCTTATGGCAAAACGCACATTAGCGAGCGTCACAGACACCGTTATGAATTTAACAGTGCTTACCTGAATCAATACGAAGAGGCCGGAATGACCGCTTCAGGTATTAATCCGGAAAGCGGCCTGGTAGAAATTGTGGAACTTAAAAACCATCCTTTCTTTGTTGGCGGACAGTTTCACCCGGAATTAAAATCAACAGTTGCAAATCCTCACCCACTTTTTGTTAAATTTGTCGCCGCTGCGATGGAGTTTGCGAAGAAAAAAACAAAATAA